One window of Curtobacterium sp. 458 genomic DNA carries:
- the recR gene encoding recombination mediator RecR gives MYDGIVQDLIDEFGRLPGIGPKSAQRIAFHILQTESFDPTRLSELLAEVKEKVRFCEVCGNVTENVQCSICRDPRRSPSVICVVEEAKDVAAIERTREFRGLYHVLGGAISPIDGVGPDDLRIQQLMTRLADGTVDEVIIATDPNLEGEATATYLSRLLVPMGIRTTRLASGLPVGGDLEYADEVTLGRAFEGRRLVGG, from the coding sequence ATGTACGACGGCATCGTCCAGGACCTCATCGACGAGTTCGGCCGCCTGCCCGGCATCGGCCCGAAGTCGGCGCAACGCATCGCGTTCCACATCCTCCAGACCGAGTCGTTCGACCCGACGCGGCTCTCCGAGCTCCTCGCCGAGGTCAAGGAGAAGGTCCGGTTCTGCGAGGTCTGTGGGAACGTCACCGAGAACGTGCAGTGCAGCATCTGCCGTGACCCGCGACGGTCCCCGAGCGTCATCTGCGTCGTGGAGGAGGCGAAGGACGTCGCCGCCATCGAACGGACGCGGGAGTTCCGCGGGCTGTACCACGTGCTCGGCGGCGCCATCAGCCCGATCGACGGCGTCGGGCCGGACGACCTCCGGATCCAGCAGCTGATGACGCGCCTGGCCGACGGCACCGTCGACGAGGTCATCATCGCCACCGACCCGAACCTCGAGGGGGAGGCGACGGCGACGTACCTCAGCCGCCTGCTCGTGCCGATGGGCATCCGGACGACCCGGCTGGCCTCCGGGCTCCCCGTCGGCGGTGACCTCGAGTACGCCGACGAGGTCACCCTCGGCCGCGCGTTCGAGGGCCGACGGCTCGTCGGCGGCTGA
- a CDS encoding DNA polymerase III subunit gamma and tau encodes MVTALYRRYRPENFAELIGQSQVTDPLRTALRTNRVNHAYLFSGPRGCGKTTSARILARCLNCAEGPTDTPCGVCPSCVELARGGGGSLDVIEIDAASHNGVDDARDLRDRAVFAPARDRYKIFILDEAHMVTPQGFNALLKLVEEPPEHVKFIFATTEPEKVIGTIRSRTHHYPFRLVPPAAMLEYVEQLCQQESVSVAPGVLPLVVRAGGGSVRDTLSLLDQLIAGSEDGAIAYERAVALLGYTDAALLDDVVDALAVADPASAFAAVDRVVQTGQDPRRFVEDLLERLRDLIVVAATNESAAAVLRGVSPEELDTMTRQAGVFGATGLSRAADIANRALTEMTGATSPRLHLELMTARILVPESDDTQRGALARVERLERRIGVGDAGGHQAEPVRAAGGAESSRGQAPAAPTPTQAPTTSPARQAAPTAPASTAPASTAPAAVAPAATAPATGGPAQPPRSAGAPASSVAAPGQESSTAPGTAARDAAASWAAAVPSAPSPSQDPGPSSAAAPQSERPSEPVSSSSTGQGTAVGDEPAVQPVGVVGFQQMRDAWPQVVEHVQRAKRSAWSVVVTAQVTALRDDVLTLTFPSQQDVASFKEMSDPSASVSELLRAAIVDVLGIRVKFVARGPAAAGAQQRPAPEQQRQAAEQPQQRPAPQQRPAPEQQRPAAQQQAPAPDQQQQRPAPEPQRPQRPVPEQQEPQQQEQRSERAQQPAEPSAPVTEWAVATIPTTDPTAGAVPESVQPTWGAPFGQTDPNEPVAPAELQRPDPAADAALAAQLRPASSFSAPAPRAAPSGSGVEPAPTDDAATSSDQVTATAAGTPTAGTATTSAATPSSDVPMDDYPLDDEPYDDGAPFPDPGSGAPSGGSAQRAAAPTQQQAPQQQAPQQQAPQQAARTAAAPAPQVRRTAVAGRYGEAVVREILGAQFIEETALHEDGA; translated from the coding sequence GTGGTCACCGCCCTGTATCGCCGTTACCGGCCCGAGAACTTCGCCGAGCTGATCGGGCAGTCCCAGGTCACCGATCCGCTGCGCACCGCGTTGCGGACGAACCGGGTCAACCACGCCTACCTCTTCAGCGGCCCCCGCGGCTGCGGCAAGACGACGTCGGCGCGCATCCTCGCGCGCTGCCTGAACTGCGCCGAGGGGCCGACCGACACGCCGTGCGGCGTGTGCCCGAGCTGCGTCGAGCTCGCCCGCGGCGGCGGCGGGTCGCTCGACGTCATCGAGATCGACGCGGCGAGCCACAACGGCGTCGACGACGCGCGCGACCTCCGCGACCGTGCGGTGTTCGCCCCCGCCCGCGACCGCTACAAGATCTTCATCCTCGACGAGGCCCACATGGTCACGCCGCAGGGCTTCAACGCCCTGCTCAAGCTCGTGGAGGAGCCTCCGGAGCACGTCAAGTTCATCTTCGCGACCACGGAGCCCGAGAAGGTCATCGGCACCATCCGCTCGCGGACCCACCACTACCCGTTCCGACTCGTGCCGCCCGCCGCGATGCTCGAGTACGTCGAGCAGCTCTGCCAGCAGGAGTCCGTGTCGGTGGCTCCCGGCGTGCTGCCGCTCGTCGTGCGTGCCGGTGGGGGGTCGGTCCGCGACACCCTGTCGCTGCTCGACCAGCTCATCGCGGGCAGCGAGGACGGTGCGATCGCCTACGAACGCGCTGTGGCCCTGCTCGGCTACACCGACGCCGCGCTCCTCGACGACGTCGTGGACGCGCTCGCCGTGGCCGACCCGGCGTCCGCGTTCGCCGCGGTCGACCGCGTGGTGCAGACCGGGCAGGACCCGCGGCGCTTCGTGGAGGACCTGCTCGAGCGTCTCCGTGACCTCATCGTCGTCGCCGCCACGAACGAGAGCGCGGCCGCCGTGCTCCGCGGGGTCTCGCCGGAAGAGCTCGACACGATGACCCGGCAGGCCGGCGTGTTCGGCGCGACCGGGCTCTCCCGGGCGGCCGACATCGCGAACCGGGCGCTCACCGAGATGACCGGCGCGACCTCGCCCCGCCTGCACCTCGAACTGATGACGGCGCGCATCCTCGTACCCGAGAGCGACGACACCCAGCGGGGCGCCCTCGCCCGGGTCGAGCGGCTCGAGCGACGCATCGGTGTCGGTGACGCCGGTGGGCACCAGGCCGAGCCCGTGCGGGCTGCCGGCGGTGCCGAGTCGAGCCGAGGCCAGGCCCCCGCTGCTCCGACGCCGACCCAGGCACCGACGACGTCCCCCGCGCGCCAGGCCGCGCCCACCGCCCCGGCCTCCACCGCCCCGGCCTCCACCGCCCCGGCCGCCGTCGCTCCGGCCGCCACCGCCCCGGCCACCGGTGGTCCGGCGCAGCCGCCGCGCTCCGCCGGTGCGCCCGCGTCGTCCGTCGCCGCTCCGGGGCAGGAGTCATCGACCGCGCCGGGCACCGCGGCCCGTGACGCCGCCGCGTCCTGGGCAGCAGCGGTGCCGAGCGCACCGAGCCCGTCGCAGGACCCGGGTCCGTCGTCCGCGGCCGCGCCGCAGTCCGAACGGCCCTCGGAGCCCGTGAGCTCCTCGTCCACCGGGCAGGGCACGGCCGTCGGCGACGAACCCGCGGTGCAGCCGGTCGGTGTCGTCGGCTTCCAGCAGATGCGTGACGCATGGCCGCAGGTCGTCGAGCACGTGCAGCGTGCCAAGCGTTCGGCGTGGTCCGTCGTCGTGACCGCGCAGGTGACGGCGCTGCGGGACGACGTGCTGACCCTGACGTTCCCGAGCCAGCAGGACGTCGCGTCCTTCAAGGAGATGTCCGACCCGTCCGCCAGCGTGAGCGAGCTGCTCCGTGCGGCCATCGTGGACGTGCTCGGCATCCGTGTGAAGTTCGTCGCGCGGGGTCCGGCGGCGGCTGGGGCACAGCAGCGTCCGGCGCCCGAGCAGCAGCGGCAGGCCGCGGAGCAGCCGCAGCAGCGTCCTGCCCCGCAGCAGCGTCCTGCCCCGGAGCAGCAGCGGCCGGCCGCGCAGCAGCAGGCGCCGGCGCCCGATCAGCAGCAGCAACGGCCGGCGCCGGAGCCGCAGCGGCCGCAGCGTCCAGTGCCGGAGCAGCAGGAGCCACAGCAGCAGGAGCAGCGCTCAGAGCGAGCACAGCAGCCTGCCGAGCCGAGTGCGCCCGTCACGGAGTGGGCGGTCGCCACGATCCCCACCACGGACCCGACGGCGGGTGCCGTCCCCGAGTCGGTCCAACCGACCTGGGGTGCCCCGTTCGGGCAGACCGACCCGAACGAGCCCGTCGCACCGGCAGAACTGCAGCGCCCGGACCCTGCGGCCGACGCAGCGCTCGCCGCGCAGCTCCGCCCGGCATCGTCCTTCTCGGCTCCGGCGCCTCGTGCCGCTCCGTCCGGCAGCGGTGTCGAGCCCGCCCCGACCGACGACGCCGCCACGAGCTCCGACCAGGTCACGGCGACCGCAGCTGGCACTCCCACCGCGGGCACCGCCACGACCTCGGCGGCCACGCCGTCGAGTGACGTCCCGATGGACGACTACCCGCTCGACGACGAACCGTACGACGACGGCGCGCCCTTCCCGGACCCGGGGTCCGGCGCCCCGAGCGGTGGATCCGCGCAGCGCGCCGCGGCCCCGACGCAGCAGCAGGCGCCGCAGCAGCAGGCGCCGCAGCAGCAGGCGCCGCAACAGGCCGCCCGGACGGCCGCTGCGCCCGCCCCGCAGGTCCGCCGAACCGCCGTCGCCGGTCGCTACGGCGAGGCCGTCGTCCGCGAGATCCTCGGTGCGCAGTTCATCGAGGAGACCGCCCTCCACGAGGACGGTGCCTGA
- a CDS encoding choice-of-anchor G family protein — protein MREHVSSRRTVAAGIGERRIDGAGRRARRRAPRDRRPLLRGAVVATVTALVAATVAIQPATAAQSDVAEAEGVLLGGSGIVDVDSIARLGGAYSARAATSGGGTTSQPLDLTAVNALGVRLGNNLDLLGSNGILTLGVDGQYARSSATGATASAGLLTDDGAIGVGSGTGTNAATLDLRPLLSRVGADTSVLSTGRLQVGALASTITATRGATVTTSSDYRIASARLDLTSPAVAGLSTSLRSDLRSFSTTVNTTVGADGALSGVTTGLTAELQRLLRTTALGPLVNVDGTTVKASVNLNLDDTLTQVLAQPLTDGAVTITPSTGAITVDLDRLTALNGQPANTPVLTDAAVASINQSIATILGTQLPTALRTAVVNTINSTAVRIDVAANVRTAVGALDPITIRVDSTLGQLAGTAPGTPTTTATGGPLGLALLGTLLTPAITSLVIPAAQTLVRLLVTGTALDDLGTALRATTTAVARTLAPVVLLLRQVVDLTVNAQDTSTGFRDGRGYDTGARSVHALRLSVLPGANVATVDLATSTVRAAAFATPTITAPTAGQQFSVPAAAATRSITVSGAGEPGATIRVDLGGGRSGTATVAANGTWTTSVANVPTGEYTATATQTVGGTAAGAATQRFTVVAQQPLVVTKPTSGQTFTIAGASTTVTVTGTATPGARIDVDLGGGRTGSATVAADGSWSVPVADLPTGSWTASVTQTVGDSTSAPVTRSFRVVQAADLTIASPSAGQDLPLAGTTREVVLSGTAQPGATVDVDLGGGRTATTTAAADGSWSATVPDVPAGSYDAAVTQTVGGSTSEPVRRAFTVTAAERLTITAPADGSTIRVADPTSTTPVTVRGTAAPGARVSVSIGGAFAATTTAGDDGRWSATFAGVPVGERTATATQTVAGTTSDPVSSDFAVAAGAPLVLTAPADGAVLTVLTADDTTDVRVTGTAQPGATVDVSLGSGLTASTTADDEGDWTLSVAGVPVGTRTLSATQTVGDTTSPVVTRTLTVRAAAALTVTTPTQDSSTTVATADSTIDVRVSGAAEPDADVDVRLDGGAVVTTTAGDDGTWSVTLPDVDVDDHTVRITQTVGGATSDPVDRDFSIIAGAPVAIDTPVADAEIAAGPGGSAPVVATGTAEPGATVTVRFDDGDSIEVTAGPDGRWTAPATGSVRLDTDDHTVTAVATVNGTQGDSVSRAFSVVPGTAITIETPPVGTRIVVVDEDARATVPITGTAEPGAAVSVSVDGGTALTTAADPTSGAWTVTATGIAPTGTHTVNATQTVGSVSTSAIPTTFQVVTAAPVRITAPTTDPIRVAGEDVTRDVRVTGTAQPGATVTLSVPEQDDRTTTAAGDGSWSVTLPDLGVGAYTVSVTQEVAGATSTPAERTVTLEAADPVEITSPGAGILYVPDAGDTRPVTVVGTADPGAPVRVTLADDELTTTADDDGDWTVVFTAVAEGDHPLVATQTVGGTTASSPEQTVEVRAAAALAITEPEDDATITVADATGTVDVTVTGTAQPDTDVTVRLSTGASETVTSTADGDWTHTFTDVPVGDHRVTATQSVDGRQSAPVTVDVTVAAGAPLVVRTPAGATTVTVADEDATTDVDFAGTGAPGAEVTVDLGGGRTATAPVRQDGTWDATVEDVPVGSSTASVTQSIGGTTSAAVERSVSVVAAAVLTIRQPSDPVTVAGPDATTTVTVAGDAQPGATVELTVDDRDPVRTTAGTDGSWSIDVPDLGVATHTVSATQTVGGSTSTTPVERDVVVVAGDPVTVTEPTAGQEYTVAGPDATTTVDVAGTAEPGATVVVDLGGGRSESTTADEDGDWSVSVPDVPAGDPTTVRVTQRIGDTVSEPVEVRVSVAVADPITIATPGDGTELRVAQPDSQVAVTAAGAADAGATVRVTIDGGDPVTTTATGGTWSVDLGTVGTGEHTVRATQTIGASTSPAVTSTFTVTAGRALTLTSPAADATITVPNGTTSTDVPVSGTGDPGATVHLVADDGAPIEVLVDGDGRWSTTLPGVEPGDHTIEVRQVVGGTVSTPIDRAYTVEVAPAEAIVVTAPAEGTVYRVVGGSTTVTVSGTAAPRAAVSVRVDGGDPVTTTADEDGDWSVDVPSVGTGAHTVTASQRIGSESSSAPAVGFTVQAASGVDVRTPVDGQVFTVPSGTADVPVSGTAEPGARVTVDIDGRTQTTLAGGDGSWTVTVPGVPAGDHTVAVTETVGGVTSRPVTVGVTVVVAQPTGITITSPTPGQLIPATGTGDTGSFTVRGTATPRALVVVTLSDGQSRTTAADAAGAWSVTFDRVPEGEWTIRATESVNGVATAAEPVAVVVAAVDPLAITAPTPGAHQQANAAGYTDWRVTGTADPGSTITLSVDGGAPVTVTAGADGSWSVVLRLLVGPHTISVTQTVAGATSAAQSVRVVVDAAPSVPGEPGTPGEPGTPGTPGTPGTPGTPGTPGTPGTPGEPGTPGTPGTPGTPGVPGAPGTPGAPGSGGGVGTGGGLAFTGADVAPLASAAAGLVVLGFLLLGLSRLARGVRRRRG, from the coding sequence ATGCGCGAGCACGTGTCGTCGCGGCGTACCGTCGCGGCGGGCATCGGGGAACGACGGATCGACGGTGCCGGGAGGCGTGCTCGACGACGAGCACCGCGCGACCGGCGCCCACTGCTGCGCGGTGCTGTCGTCGCCACGGTGACGGCGCTGGTCGCCGCCACCGTGGCGATCCAACCGGCGACGGCAGCGCAGTCCGACGTCGCCGAGGCCGAGGGGGTCCTGCTCGGGGGCTCGGGCATCGTCGACGTCGACTCGATCGCACGGCTCGGCGGGGCGTACTCCGCCCGGGCCGCGACGAGCGGGGGCGGCACCACGAGCCAGCCGCTCGACCTCACCGCCGTGAACGCGCTCGGGGTTCGACTCGGGAACAACCTCGACCTGCTCGGGTCGAACGGCATCCTGACGCTCGGCGTGGACGGGCAGTACGCCCGCAGTTCGGCGACCGGAGCGACCGCCTCGGCCGGGCTCCTGACCGACGACGGTGCGATCGGGGTGGGATCGGGGACCGGCACGAACGCGGCGACGCTCGACCTGCGTCCGCTGCTGTCCCGCGTGGGTGCGGACACGTCGGTCCTCTCGACCGGACGGCTGCAGGTCGGCGCGCTCGCCTCGACGATCACCGCGACGCGCGGGGCGACCGTGACGACGTCGAGCGACTACCGGATCGCCAGCGCACGGCTCGACCTCACGAGCCCCGCGGTCGCCGGGTTGAGCACGTCGCTCCGGAGCGACCTCCGGTCGTTCTCGACCACGGTGAACACGACCGTCGGCGCCGACGGGGCGCTCTCCGGCGTCACGACCGGTCTCACGGCCGAACTCCAACGCCTCCTCCGGACCACCGCGCTCGGCCCGCTCGTGAACGTCGACGGCACCACGGTCAAGGCGTCGGTGAACCTCAACCTCGACGACACCCTCACGCAGGTGCTCGCCCAGCCCCTGACCGACGGCGCGGTGACGATCACCCCGTCGACCGGCGCGATCACCGTCGACCTCGACAGGCTCACGGCGCTCAACGGCCAGCCGGCGAACACACCGGTGCTGACGGACGCGGCGGTGGCGTCGATCAACCAGAGCATCGCCACGATCCTCGGGACCCAGCTGCCGACGGCGCTGCGGACGGCCGTGGTGAACACGATCAACTCGACCGCCGTGCGCATCGACGTCGCGGCGAACGTCCGCACCGCGGTCGGGGCCCTCGACCCGATCACCATCCGGGTGGACTCGACCCTCGGGCAGCTCGCCGGCACCGCCCCCGGCACGCCGACGACGACCGCGACGGGCGGCCCGCTCGGGCTGGCGCTCCTGGGCACGCTCCTCACCCCGGCGATCACCTCGCTCGTGATCCCGGCAGCGCAGACGCTCGTCCGTCTGCTCGTGACCGGCACCGCACTCGACGACCTCGGGACCGCACTGCGGGCCACGACGACCGCGGTCGCGCGGACGCTCGCACCGGTCGTGCTGCTCCTCCGCCAGGTCGTCGACCTCACGGTGAACGCGCAGGACACGAGCACCGGCTTCCGCGACGGCCGCGGCTACGACACCGGCGCTCGGAGCGTGCACGCCCTCCGGCTGTCGGTCCTGCCCGGCGCGAACGTGGCGACCGTCGACCTCGCGACCTCGACCGTCCGGGCCGCGGCCTTCGCGACGCCGACGATCACCGCGCCGACCGCGGGGCAGCAGTTCAGCGTGCCCGCCGCGGCCGCGACGCGCAGCATCACGGTCAGCGGTGCGGGCGAACCCGGCGCGACGATCCGCGTCGACCTCGGCGGCGGCCGCTCCGGTACCGCGACCGTCGCGGCGAACGGCACGTGGACGACGTCGGTCGCGAACGTGCCGACCGGCGAGTACACGGCCACCGCGACGCAGACCGTCGGGGGCACGGCCGCGGGCGCCGCCACGCAGCGCTTCACCGTCGTGGCACAGCAGCCGCTCGTGGTCACGAAACCCACCTCCGGACAGACGTTCACCATCGCGGGCGCCTCGACCACGGTGACGGTCACCGGTACGGCGACGCCCGGTGCGCGCATCGACGTCGACCTCGGTGGCGGGCGCACGGGGTCGGCGACCGTCGCGGCCGATGGGTCCTGGAGCGTCCCGGTCGCGGACCTGCCGACCGGCAGCTGGACCGCGAGCGTGACCCAGACCGTCGGGGACTCGACGTCCGCACCCGTCACCCGGTCCTTCCGCGTCGTGCAGGCAGCCGACCTGACGATCGCGTCGCCGAGCGCTGGGCAGGACCTCCCGCTCGCCGGCACCACCCGCGAGGTCGTCCTGTCCGGGACGGCGCAGCCCGGGGCCACGGTCGACGTCGACCTCGGCGGCGGCCGCACGGCGACGACGACGGCTGCGGCGGACGGGTCGTGGTCGGCGACCGTGCCCGACGTGCCGGCCGGCTCGTACGACGCAGCCGTGACCCAGACCGTCGGCGGGTCGACGAGCGAGCCGGTGCGTCGCGCGTTCACCGTCACGGCCGCCGAGCGGTTGACGATCACCGCTCCCGCGGACGGCAGCACGATCCGTGTGGCCGACCCGACCTCGACCACACCCGTGACGGTCCGCGGCACCGCGGCTCCGGGAGCCCGGGTGTCGGTCTCGATCGGCGGAGCGTTCGCGGCGACGACGACCGCGGGCGACGACGGCCGGTGGAGCGCCACCTTCGCGGGCGTCCCCGTGGGGGAGCGCACCGCCACCGCGACGCAGACGGTCGCCGGCACGACGTCGGACCCCGTGTCGAGCGACTTCGCCGTCGCGGCGGGTGCACCCCTCGTGCTGACCGCGCCCGCGGACGGTGCCGTGCTGACGGTGCTCACCGCCGACGACACGACCGACGTCCGCGTCACCGGCACGGCGCAGCCCGGCGCCACCGTGGACGTCTCCCTCGGCTCGGGGCTCACGGCCAGCACGACCGCCGACGACGAGGGCGACTGGACGCTCAGCGTGGCCGGGGTGCCGGTCGGGACCCGCACGCTCAGTGCCACGCAGACGGTCGGCGACACCACCTCGCCGGTGGTCACGAGGACCCTCACCGTCCGGGCCGCCGCGGCACTGACCGTCACGACGCCGACGCAGGACAGCAGCACGACCGTCGCCACCGCCGACTCGACGATCGACGTCAGGGTCTCCGGTGCGGCCGAGCCCGACGCCGACGTGGACGTCCGACTCGACGGCGGCGCGGTGGTGACGACGACCGCGGGCGACGACGGCACCTGGTCGGTGACCCTGCCCGACGTCGACGTCGACGACCACACCGTGCGGATCACGCAGACCGTCGGCGGCGCCACGTCCGACCCCGTCGACCGGGACTTCTCGATCATCGCCGGCGCCCCGGTCGCCATCGACACACCGGTCGCCGACGCCGAGATCGCGGCCGGCCCGGGTGGCTCGGCTCCGGTCGTCGCCACCGGCACCGCCGAACCCGGTGCCACCGTCACGGTCCGCTTCGACGACGGTGACTCGATCGAGGTCACGGCGGGCCCGGACGGCCGCTGGACCGCACCGGCGACCGGCAGCGTCCGGCTCGACACCGACGACCACACCGTCACCGCGGTCGCGACCGTCAACGGCACGCAGGGCGACAGCGTCTCCCGTGCCTTCTCGGTCGTGCCCGGGACGGCCATCACGATCGAGACCCCGCCCGTCGGCACGCGCATCGTCGTCGTCGACGAGGACGCCCGCGCGACGGTCCCGATCACCGGCACGGCCGAACCCGGCGCCGCGGTGTCGGTCTCCGTGGACGGCGGAACGGCGCTCACGACGGCGGCCGACCCGACCAGCGGCGCGTGGACCGTCACCGCGACCGGCATCGCACCGACCGGCACGCACACCGTCAACGCGACGCAGACCGTCGGCAGCGTGAGCACGAGCGCGATCCCGACCACGTTCCAGGTCGTCACGGCCGCGCCCGTCCGGATCACCGCACCGACGACCGACCCGATCCGCGTCGCGGGCGAGGACGTCACGCGCGACGTGCGCGTCACGGGCACGGCGCAGCCCGGCGCGACGGTCACCCTGTCGGTGCCCGAGCAGGACGACCGCACCACGACCGCCGCTGGCGACGGGTCCTGGTCGGTGACCCTGCCGGACCTCGGCGTCGGTGCGTACACCGTGTCGGTCACCCAGGAGGTCGCGGGCGCGACGTCCACGCCGGCGGAGCGGACGGTGACGCTCGAGGCCGCCGACCCCGTGGAGATCACGTCGCCGGGCGCCGGGATCCTGTACGTGCCGGACGCCGGGGACACCCGTCCGGTGACGGTCGTCGGCACCGCCGACCCCGGTGCCCCGGTGCGGGTGACCCTCGCCGACGACGAGCTGACCACCACCGCGGACGACGACGGCGACTGGACGGTCGTCTTCACCGCCGTGGCGGAGGGCGACCACCCGCTCGTCGCGACCCAGACCGTGGGCGGCACCACTGCCTCCAGTCCGGAGCAGACCGTGGAGGTGCGCGCAGCCGCGGCACTCGCGATCACCGAGCCCGAGGACGACGCGACCATCACCGTCGCGGACGCCACCGGGACCGTCGACGTGACGGTGACGGGGACGGCGCAGCCGGACACGGACGTGACCGTCCGGCTCTCCACGGGAGCGTCGGAGACGGTGACGAGCACTGCGGACGGTGACTGGACGCACACGTTCACGGACGTGCCGGTCGGGGACCACCGTGTCACGGCGACGCAGTCGGTCGACGGGCGGCAGTCCGCTCCGGTGACCGTCGACGTGACGGTCGCCGCCGGTGCGCCGCTCGTCGTCCGGACCCCGGCCGGGGCCACGACCGTCACGGTCGCGGACGAGGACGCGACGACCGACGTCGACTTCGCCGGCACCGGCGCTCCCGGTGCGGAGGTGACCGTCGACCTCGGTGGCGGCCGCACCGCCACGGCCCCCGTGCGCCAGGACGGTACCTGGGACGCCACCGTCGAGGACGTCCCGGTGGGATCGTCGACGGCGTCGGTGACGCAGTCGATCGGCGGCACCACGAGCGCCGCCGTCGAGCGGTCCGTCTCGGTCGTGGCCGCGGCGGTGCTCACGATCCGGCAGCCCTCGGACCCCGTCACGGTCGCCGGACCGGACGCCACCACGACCGTCACCGTCGCGGGCGACGCCCAGCCCGGCGCCACCGTCGAACTCACCGTCGACGACCGCGACCCGGTGCGGACGACGGCGGGCACGGACGGGTCGTGGAGCATCGACGTCCCGGACCTGGGCGTCGCGACGCACACGGTCAGCGCCACGCAGACGGTCGGCGGCTCCACCTCGACCACACCGGTCGAGCGCGACGTCGTCGTCGTGGCCGGTGACCCGGTGACGGTGACGGAGCCGACGGCGGGGCAGGAGTACACTGTCGCCGGACCGGACGCCACCACCACGGTCGACGTCGCCGGGACCGCCGAGCCCGGCGCCACCGTCGTGGTCGACCTCGGCGGCGGCCGCAGCGAGTCCACCACGGCCGACGAGGACGGCGACTGGTCGGTCTCGGTGCCGGACGTGCCGGCGGGCGACCCCACCACGGTCCGGGTCACGCAGCGGATCGGCGACACCGTCTCCGAGCCGGTCGAGGTCCGGGTGAGCGTCGCCGTCGCGGACCCGATCACGATCGCAACACCGGGCGACGGGACCGAGCTCCGGGTCGCGCAGCCGGACTCGCAGGTCGCGGTCACGGCGGCCGGCGCGGCCGACGCGGGCGCCACCGTCCGTGTGACCATCGACGGCGGTGACCCGGTCACGACGACCGCGACGGGCGGCACCTGGAGCGTCGACCTCGGGACGGTCGGCACCGGCGAGCACACCGTGCGCGCCACCCAGACGATCGGGGCGTCCACCTCGCCCGCGGTCACGAGCACGTTCACCGTCACCGCCGGTCGCGCGCTCACGCTGACCAGCCCGGCAGCGGACGCCACGATCACGGTGCCGAACGGGACGACGTCCACCGACGTCCCCGTGTCCGGCACGGGCGACCCCGGTGCGACCGTCCACCTCGTCGCCGACGACGGCGCGCCCATCGAGGTCCTCGTGGACGGCGACGGCCGCTGGTCGACGACCCTCCCGGGCGTGGAGCCGGGCGACCACACGATCGAGGTGCGGCAGGTCGTCGGCGGCACGGTGTCGACGCCGATCGACCGCGCGTACACCGTCGAGGTCGCACCGGCCGAGGCCATCGTCGTGACCGCCCCCGCCGAGGGCACGGTCTACCGCGTGGTCGGCGGGTCCACCACGGTCACCGTGAGCGGCACCGCGGCCCCGCGAGCGGCGGTCAGCGTCCGTGTCGACGGCGGCGACCCCGTCACCACGACCGCGGACGAGGACGGCGACTGGTCGGTCGACGTGCCGTCGGTCGGCACCGGGGCCCACACGGTCACGGCGTCGCAGCGCATCGGCTCGGAGTCGTCGTCCGCACCGGCGGTCGGCTTCACCGTGCAGGCAGCGAGCGGCGTCGACGTCCGGACCCCCGTCGACGGCCAGGTCTTCACGGTCCCGAGCGGGACCGCGGACGTGCCGGTGTCCGGCACCGCAGAACCCGGCGCGCGCGTCACCGTGGACATCGACGGGCGCACGCAGACCACCCTCGCCGGCGGTGACGGGTCCTGGACCGTCACGGTGCCGGGCGTGCCCGCGGGTGACCACACCGTCGCGGTCACCGAGACCGTCGGCGGCGTCACTTCGCGGCCGGTCACGGTCGGCGTCACCGTGGTCGTCGCGCAGCCCACGGGCATCACGATCACCAGCCCGACGCCCGGTCAGCTCATCCCTGCCACGGGCACGGGCGACACCGGTTCGTTCACCGTCCGCGGGACCGCGACACCACGCGCGCTCGTCGTCGTCACCCTGTCCGACGGGCAGTCGAGGACGACGGCCGCGGACGCCGCGGGGGCCTGGAGCGTGACCTTCGACCGCGTGCCGGAGGGCGAGTGGACGATCCGCGCGACCGAGAGCGTGAACGGGGTCGCCACCGCGGCCGAGCCGGTCGCGGTCGTGGTCGCCGCGGTGGACCCGCTCGCGATCACGGCCCCGACGCCCGGGGCGCACCAGCAGGCGAACGCGGCCGGGTACACCGACTGGCGCGTGACCGGGACGGCGGACCCCGGCTCGACCATCACCCTGTCGGTCGACGGCGGGGCGCCGGTCACGGTCACCGCGGGGGCGGACGGCTCCTGGAGCGTCGTGCTCCGGCTGCTCGTCGGTCCGCACACGATCAGCGTCACGCAGACGGTCGCGGGAGCGACGTCCGCGGCGCAGTCCGTGCGCGTGGTGGTGGACGCGGCGCCGTCCGTACCGGGTGAGCCGGGTACGCCGGGTGAGCCGGGTACGCCGGGTACGCCGGGCACGCCGGGCACGCCGGGCACGCCGGGCACGCCGGGCACGCCGGGCACGCCGGGTGAGCCGGGTACGCCGGGCACGCCGGGCACGCCCGGCACCCCGGGTGTTCCGGGTGCTCCAGGCACTCCGGGGGCGCCCGGCAGCGGCGGCGGTGTCGGGACGGGCGGCGGTCTCGCCTTCACCGGGGCCGACGTGGCGCCGCTCGCGAGCGCGGCAGCCGGACTCGTGGTGCTCGGGTTCCTGCTCCTCGGTCTGTCGCGACTCGCGCGCGGGGTGCGTCGCCGCAGGGGCTGA